GGGTTGGTGAGAGAGACGGTGGCGCCTGCGAAATCGTCCGCGGTGAGCTTATTGCCGCGTGCGCGGGTGATGAGATCTTCGTAAGCCGCAAGATATTCGCCGAACGTCATCAGATCCGCGCGCTTGATCGCAGGCACGAGCAGGGCGCGCGTGCCGTCGGGCTTTGGCAGATCGATCGCGATGCCGAGACCGACGTGCGCGGGGGAGATGACAGATGGTTTGCCGTCGACGATGCTGTAGTAGACGTTCTGGCTCGGGAAATCCTTCAGGGCGCGGATGAGCGCCCAGCCGATCAGGTGTGTGAAACTCACTTTGCCGCCGCGTGCGCGCTTCAAGTGATTGTTGATCACGATGCGGTTGTCGATCATCAGCTTCGCCGGAATGGTGCGCACGCTGGTGGCGGTCGGCACCGTCAGGCTTGCGTCCATGTTCGTCGCAAGAGCCTTGGCCATGCCGCGCAACGGCGAGACGACATCCTGTGCCGTGTCTTCGATCTCGCCGGTAGCGCCGACCACCTGCTGCGGGGCTGTGACCGGAGCATCGGCCGGGACCGGCTGAGGGCGCGGAGCAATCGACGTCGTCCGCGCAACCGGCTGCGCGCCGATGACCGGAATCGGAGCGGTGATCGGATGCGTGTCCGCCGGATGCGTGTCCGCCGATGGCACGGCCGCTGATTCAGCGGCAACCGGCACCGCAGCGGGCTGTGCGACCGGGGCGGGCTGTGCCGCCGGCACAACCGGGGCGGGCGGAGCGACCGGTGCGAAAGCCTGCGTTACAGGCTCAGCCGCCAGTGCTTCGACGACGTCGGCAACGGCCGGAAGAGTCGGTGCGGCCGCCGTCACATCGTCGGCGCCGGGCGCCACAGCTGCGGCACCTGCACTACCGGGCTGATAGTTTTCGAGGATCGGCCACCAGGACTTGTCGACGGAGTTCTTGTCGACTTTGTACTGTTCGTAGAGTTCATCGACGAGCCATTCGTTGGCTCCGAACTCACTAGAAGCCCCGTGGTCGGCGCCTACTCCGGTCAACTGGCTCGACACAGTCGATCGCCCACTCTCCGTTGATGCTCTGCTGTTGCAAATCCGTGCGGTTGCACATCTATGTTGCTGCAATTCTGTGCGGTTGCGACGGGCTTGTGACCCGACGCCCCTGTCCAATGATCAAGCCTAATCCCATTGCACCTGCCTCGCTGTAAGGCTGCTGGGACGCTACCGTTGGTTCATGGAGTTCTATGGGACGACCCCGACACACGACCTGACCTATTCCGATGTGTTCCTGGTGCCGAGTCGCTCCGACGTGACCAGCAGGCTCGACGTGTCGCTGGCCCCAGGCGACGGCACCGGCGCGACCATTCCGATCGTGTCCGCGAACATGAATTCTGTGACGGGGCCGCGGTTGGCCGCAACGCTTGCCCGCCGTGGTGGGCTCGGGGTGTTGCCTCAGGACATGCACCTGCAAGACCTCGACGCGGCCATCCGCTGGGTCAAGGATCAGCCGGTCGCCTACGACACGCCGCTGATCATGAGCCCGAAAGACAGTGTGGAGGCCGCGCTACTGCGGGTGCCTGCCATCGCCGCTCACGGTGTGGTGCTCTTCGACGACACGGGAACCTACCTTGGTTGTGTTGCGGCAGAGGACCTCGCCGATGCGCTTCCGGATGCTCCGCTCGGCGATCTCCTGCATGGGGCGTCGACCGCTCTCGACGCAGACGACGTTCCAGATGGCCGTGCGGCATTCGACCTGATGAGTGAGGCGGGAATCGATTTTGCGCCGGTTCTGCAGCACGGCCGAGTGATTGGAACGCTCAACAGAACCAGTGCGTTGCGTTCGACCATCTACCCACCCGCCCTCGACGGGCACGGCCGGTTGCGGGTCGCGGCAGCGGTCGGGATCAACGGAGACGTTGCAGGAAAAGCGCGGGCGCTGGCATCCGCCGGAGTCGATGTGCTCGTCATCGACACCGCACACGGCGATCAGGGCGGCATGCGCACGGCGATCGCCGCCGTCAAGGCGCTCGGTCTCGGTCTGCCGATCGTCGCAGGCAACGTCGTCACTGGCCGTGCCGTGCGCGATCTCGTCGAAGCGGGTGCCGACATCCTCAAGGTCGGGGTCGGCCCGGGGGCGATGTGCACGACCCGGATGATGACGGCCGTCGGCCGCCCACAGTT
The Rathayibacter sp. SW19 DNA segment above includes these coding regions:
- the guaB1 gene encoding GMP reductase; protein product: MEFYGTTPTHDLTYSDVFLVPSRSDVTSRLDVSLAPGDGTGATIPIVSANMNSVTGPRLAATLARRGGLGVLPQDMHLQDLDAAIRWVKDQPVAYDTPLIMSPKDSVEAALLRVPAIAAHGVVLFDDTGTYLGCVAAEDLADALPDAPLGDLLHGASTALDADDVPDGRAAFDLMSEAGIDFAPVLQHGRVIGTLNRTSALRSTIYPPALDGHGRLRVAAAVGINGDVAGKARALASAGVDVLVIDTAHGDQGGMRTAIAAVKALGLGLPIVAGNVVTGRAVRDLVEAGADILKVGVGPGAMCTTRMMTAVGRPQFSAVLETADVARELGAHVWADGGVRYPRDVALALAAGGSSVMIGSWFAGTIEAPGDLRVDEDGDLYKESWGMASTKAVHERFERLDAYDLARKELFAEGISSSKIYLDPLRPSVEDLLDMITTGLRSSFTYAGARSVVEFHEHALVGIQSAAGYEEGKALPVSW